From the genome of Jannaschia sp. S6380:
GGCGGGTTTCGTGCGCGCGCAGATCGGGCTGGGCGTGATCGGCGGAACGATCGCGCTTCTGACGTTCTATACCTACGCGGCGGCCGAGACGGTGGCGATCCCGCTCTATGGCGGGTTGATCGCGGTGGGCGTGTTGTCGGGGCTGGAAATCCCCCTCCTGGCCCGGATTCTGAAGCGGATCGGGGCGGGCCGCTTCCGGTTCGAGGATGTGCTGTCCTTCGACTATCTCGGCGCGCTGCTGGCGTCGCTGGCGTTTCCCGTCCTGATCCTGCCGCATCTCGGGCTGATCGCCGCGGGCCTTGCGTTCGGACTGCTGAACCTCGGCGTCGCGGGCGTGACACTGTGGCTGTTCCGCCGCCAGGTCGGCGCCGGCACGCGGGTCGCCTGGGCCGGGGCGGTGGTCGTCGTGGCCGGCGCGCTCGTCTGGTCGGGGCCGGTGACGGCGGCGCTGGACGCGCGCCTCTATGAGGAGGAAATCGTCCTGTCGCAGCGGAGCGCCTATCAGCAGATCGTGCTGACCCGGCACCGGGGCCGCACCCGGTTGCATCTGGACGGCGCGATCCAGTTCGATACGGCCGATGAAGCGCGATATCACGAGCCGCTGGTCCACCCGGCCATGGCGCAGGCGCCCCGTCGCGCGCGCGTCCTGATCCTGGGCGGGGGCGATGGAATGGCCGCGCGCGAAGTGCTGCGCTGGCCCGGCGTGGAAAGGCTCGTGCTGGTCGATCTGGACCCGGCCGTGACGGGTCTTTTCCGCGACCGCGACGACCTGGCGGAACTGAACGACGGGGCCCTGCGCGACCCCAGGGTGACGATCGTGAACACCGATGCCTTTGCTTGGGTCCGATTGGGCGAGGACGCGTTCGACGTGGCGATCTTGGACCTGCCAGATCCGAAGAACCTCTCGCTTTCCAAGCTCTACACGGTCGAGTTCTATCGCCTGCTCTCGCGGCGCCTGTCGGCGCAGGGCGTGATGGTCACGCAGGCCGGATCGCCGTTGTTCGCGCCGGATGCGTTCTGGATCGTCGCGGCCACGATGGACCGGGAATGGGACGTGGTGCCCTATGCGTCCTACGTGCCCAGTTTCGGGCAGTGGGGGTTCGTGATGGGCCTGCCCCGCGGCATGCGGCACCGGATGGAAGAGCTTCCCCGGGGTCTGCGATACCTGACGCCGGCGGTCTGGCAGGCCGCGCAGGTCTTCGACCCGGGGACGGGCCCGCGCGACGCGGCGGTCAATACCCTGTCCGCGCATCCGCTGCCCCGGGCCTATCGCGACGGGTGGGACGCCTGGTTCCGCTAGCGTTCGATCGGGATCGTGACGGGGCCGTCATTGACCAGATGCACCGCCATCTCGGCACCGAAGCGGCCGGTTTCGACCGCGATCCCCTGGCCGCGCAGGGCTTCGGCGAAGCGTTCGTAAAGGCGTTCGCCATCCTCGGGCGGGGCGGCTGCCGAGAAGCCCGGCCGGTTGCCGCGCGACGTATCGGCGGCCAAGGTGAACTGGCTCACGACCAAAGCGGCGCCTCCGCTGTCGAGGATCGAGCGGTTCATGCGGCCGTCTTCGTCGCGAAAGATGCGCAGCTTCGCGATCCGCGCGGCCAAGGTATCGGCATTGTCTTCGGTATCGCCCTGCATGGCGCAGACCAGGATCATAAGGCCGGGCCCGCAGCGGCCCATGGTCGTGCCGTCGACCTCCACCCGGGCCTCGGTCACGCGTTGAACGACGGCCTTCACAACTCGTCGCGACGCGGCGGGTTGGCCCCGGCGCGGCCCACGGTGACGGCCGCCGCCGCGACGCCCAGCTCCAACGCGGCGCGCAGGGCCGCGTCGGGGGGCACGTCGTCGGACAGGGCGCCCGTTTCGTACAGACCCGTCACGACGCCCGCATTGAACGTGTCGCCCGCGCCGACGGTATCGACCACCTCGACCTTGCGGGCGGGGACGGCGACCTCGCCCGCACGGGTGATCGCGCGCACGCCCCTGGCCCCTTCGGTCAGGCACAGGACATGCGCGCCGTGATCGAGGACGTCCTGCGGCGACATGCCCAGCCAGTGGAGATCCTCGTCCGAGAGCTTGACGATGTCGGCGACCCCCAGCAGCCGGTCGAGGCGCGCGCGGAAGGCGGCTTCGTCGCGGATGAAGCCTGGCCGGATGTTCGGGTCGATCATGATCGGCAGGTGCGAATGGGCGAGGGCCAGCGCCTCGTAGGCCTGCGCGCAGGGATCGACCGCGAGCGAGATGCCCCCGATGAACAGCGCGTCGATCCCGGTCATGTCGGGCGCGTCTTCGGGCGACAGCATCCGCCCGGCGGTGCCTTCGTCGTAGAAGGCGTATTCAGCCTGTCCGTCGGTCAGCGTCACGAAGGCGAGCGTCGTCGGCCGGTCGGAAATGGCGGCGCGGCTCTCGACCCCCGAGGCGACGAGCGCGTCCGAAAGGCGCGTGCCGAACAGGTCCGACGACAGCCCCGTATGCAGCGCCACCGGCGCGCCGAGACGGCCGAGGGCGATCGCCGTGTTGAACACCGCGCCCCCGGTCGCCGGGTAGAAGCCTGGCCCGTCCGCGGTGTCGCGGGGCAGCATGTCGATCAGGGCCTCGCCCGCGCAGAGGATCATGGCGTGGTCTTCCTATCCGGATTGCGAGGCGATGAAGCCGACGATGGCCGCCAGGATCAAGCCCGCGATGACGGCCAGCGCGATCTTCCAGGCGGAATAGGGGCGTTCGCCCCGCACGCGCCCGGTCTGGCCGTTGACGACGAAGCGGAACGTGTCGCCCCGATACTTGTAGGCGGCGATCCAGACCGGCAGCAGGACATGCTTGAACGTCACGTCCGAGATGCGCGTGTCGAGCGAGGTGATCCGCTGCTGGTCGCCGCCGATATCCATGCGCACGTCGCGCGCGATGACGGCATCCATCCGGGCGCGCGCCTCGGTCAGGCCGTCGCGCAGTTCCATCTGATAGGCCTCGGCCCGGAACCCGGCCAGGTATTGCGGCGCATAGGGGGCCAGGTCGGCCATGTCCCACGGCTCCAGCGCGTCGGTATGGGTCTTCGGCAGCGAGCGGGACGCGAGGATCACCACGTCGTCGAAAAAGCGCGCCACCCGGCCACGGCGCGGGCTCCAGCGGACCTTGGGCACCTGGACCTGCACGGGCTTGCCGTCGCGCATCACCGTCCGTGTCACGAAATAGGTGTCGCCGCGCTGGCCGGCATAGCGCGTCTCGGTCTGGGCGTCGAAGGTCCAGAACGGCACATAGACGCCGGACAGCTTGCGCCCCTTGCGGGCGTATTGCTGTAACCCGTTGGGCGCGAACCAAAGGCTGCCCAGCCAGTCGTTCATGGCGTCATGCGCCTGCTTTTCTTCGAGCGCGAAGGGGATGACGGCGGCGGGCTTGATGTGGCGGTTGATGCCGGTGCCGGTCACGACGGGGGTCGCGCAGAACGGACATTCGGCGGCGTGGACGTCGGGGTCGAACTCCACTTGCGCGCCGCAGTTCGGGCAGTCGAGGACGCGGGTCTCCTCCTGCTCGGCGCCGGCGCCGGTCAGCCCCTCGTCGATGGCGATCTCGCGGATGGGGGCGCGGGCGCGGGGCAGGGGCATCGTGTTGCCGCAATGGTCGCAGGTCATCCGGTCGTCGCCGGGATCGAAACGCATGTCGCCGCCGCAATTGTCGCAGGGGAAGCGGTGCTCCTCGGTCTTCGGGATGCCCTCCGGGCGCTCCGGCTCGTCGCGCGGGATCGTCGGCACCTTCATAGAAACCTCTGCAGGGCTTTCGGCGCCATGATGCGCAGCGCGTTGTCGTGCAGGCGGTAGTGGCGCCAGATATGGAACCCCGCGTGGAAGGCCACGATCACGGCCAGCACGTAGAATTCGACGGTGTGGATCGTGCCGGCCCAGCGGTTCGCCTCGGGCAGGCCCAGTGGTGGCGCGATCGGAAGGATGGTGCCCGCGAACAGGACGCGGCTAGCCGTCAGGCCCAGCAGGAATCCGGTCAGCGCGACGCCGAACAGGCCCCATATGATCGTCAGATGCAGCGGGCGATGGATCCGGCGCGGCCAGCCCCGCAGTTTGGGCCCCGGCCGCCCGGCCAGCCCCGCCGCGATCAGCGTGCCGGTCCAGAAAAGGGCCAGCGTCACGAAGACCAGCCCCAGGACGGAATGCAGCGCGACGGCCCAGTCACCCCAGCGGGCGACGTCGCGCGGCTCCACCAGCAGGAACCACACGAACAGGGGCACGACGGCCCAGTGCAGCGCCTTGAGCCAGGTGCGGCGGGCCGGCAGGCGCATGGTGCTAGACGCCCGGCGGCGGGGGCGGCGGCATCACGGTGAAGAGCTGGGCCAACTCGGCCACGTCCTCGGCCCGCATCCAGCCGTCCTGGCCCTGCGTCCAGACCATCGTCTCGCGCGTGACCTCGCCATCCGTGACCATCCGGCCGAGCCGCGCCTTGGAGAACGGGCCACTGGTCTGGCCGTTCTTGGCGACGTGCCAGACATGCTCGACCGGGGGCGGGGGCGGCGGGGCGGGTTGCGCGGGGCGGGCACCCCAGGGGCCGGCCTGCATCATGTTGCCCATGGCCATGCCCATTCCGGCGCCGAGACCCATGCCCATGCCGCCGCCCGGCGTCGTCGCCGCATCCTGCATGGCTTCGGCGGTGGCGTATTGCTGATACTTGTCCAGGTCGCCCAACACGCCCATCGACGTGCGCTTGTCGAGCGCCTCCTCGACCGCGGGCGGGAGCGAGATGTTCTCGATATAGAGTTCCGGGACCGTCAGGCCGTATTCCGCGACGATCGCCGTGACCTGTTCGGCCACGATCTTGCCCAGCCCATCGGTGTTCGCCGCCATGTCGAGGACCGGAATGCGGCTGGAGGCGAGGGCGCGGGACGCGGCCTGGACGATCATGTTGCGGATCTGGAACTGGATCTCGTCGCGGGTGAACTCGCCGTCGGTGCCGACGATCTCGGTCATGAACTTCGCGGGGTCGCCGACCTTGATCGCGTAGGTCCCAAAGGCGCGCAGGCGGACCGGCCCGAATTCGGGGTCACGCAGCGTGACCGGGTTCTTGGTGCCCCATTTCAGGTTGGTCATCCGGGTGGTCGAGACGAAGTAGATCTCGGATTTGAAGGGCGACTTGAAGCCATGGTCCCAGTGCTGCAGCGTCGTCATGATGGGCATGTTGTTCGTCTCGAGCATGTAGAGCCCGGGCAAGAACACGTCGGCCAGCTGTCCTTCGTGGATGAAGACGGCGGCCTGGCCCTCGCGGACGGTCAGCTTGGCGCCGTACTTGATCTCGTGGCCGTGCCGCTCGAACCGGTAGACGAGCGTGTCACGGGTGTCGTCCGTCCATTCGATGACGTCGATGAACTGGCCGGAGAGGAAGTCGAGGATGGACATGGCAGTCTCCTGAATCAGAAGGGGGGCGTGGGCGTGGCGGAC
Proteins encoded in this window:
- a CDS encoding TFIIB-type zinc finger domain-containing protein encodes the protein MKVPTIPRDEPERPEGIPKTEEHRFPCDNCGGDMRFDPGDDRMTCDHCGNTMPLPRARAPIREIAIDEGLTGAGAEQEETRVLDCPNCGAQVEFDPDVHAAECPFCATPVVTGTGINRHIKPAAVIPFALEEKQAHDAMNDWLGSLWFAPNGLQQYARKGRKLSGVYVPFWTFDAQTETRYAGQRGDTYFVTRTVMRDGKPVQVQVPKVRWSPRRGRVARFFDDVVILASRSLPKTHTDALEPWDMADLAPYAPQYLAGFRAEAYQMELRDGLTEARARMDAVIARDVRMDIGGDQQRITSLDTRISDVTFKHVLLPVWIAAYKYRGDTFRFVVNGQTGRVRGERPYSAWKIALAVIAGLILAAIVGFIASQSG
- the dtd gene encoding D-aminoacyl-tRNA deacylase, which encodes MKAVVQRVTEARVEVDGTTMGRCGPGLMILVCAMQGDTEDNADTLAARIAKLRIFRDEDGRMNRSILDSGGAALVVSQFTLAADTSRGNRPGFSAAAPPEDGERLYERFAEALRGQGIAVETGRFGAEMAVHLVNDGPVTIPIER
- a CDS encoding polyamine aminopropyltransferase; the protein is MHPHPRATRIWLLAATLVVAVAGLIYELIAATVSSYLLGDSVRQFSFVIGVFLSAMGVGAWVSRYVRDPVAGFVRAQIGLGVIGGTIALLTFYTYAAAETVAIPLYGGLIAVGVLSGLEIPLLARILKRIGAGRFRFEDVLSFDYLGALLASLAFPVLILPHLGLIAAGLAFGLLNLGVAGVTLWLFRRQVGAGTRVAWAGAVVVVAGALVWSGPVTAALDARLYEEEIVLSQRSAYQQIVLTRHRGRTRLHLDGAIQFDTADEARYHEPLVHPAMAQAPRRARVLILGGGDGMAAREVLRWPGVERLVLVDLDPAVTGLFRDRDDLAELNDGALRDPRVTIVNTDAFAWVRLGEDAFDVAILDLPDPKNLSLSKLYTVEFYRLLSRRLSAQGVMVTQAGSPLFAPDAFWIVAATMDREWDVVPYASYVPSFGQWGFVMGLPRGMRHRMEELPRGLRYLTPAVWQAAQVFDPGTGPRDAAVNTLSAHPLPRAYRDGWDAWFR
- a CDS encoding SPFH domain-containing protein, which gives rise to MSILDFLSGQFIDVIEWTDDTRDTLVYRFERHGHEIKYGAKLTVREGQAAVFIHEGQLADVFLPGLYMLETNNMPIMTTLQHWDHGFKSPFKSEIYFVSTTRMTNLKWGTKNPVTLRDPEFGPVRLRAFGTYAIKVGDPAKFMTEIVGTDGEFTRDEIQFQIRNMIVQAASRALASSRIPVLDMAANTDGLGKIVAEQVTAIVAEYGLTVPELYIENISLPPAVEEALDKRTSMGVLGDLDKYQQYATAEAMQDAATTPGGGMGMGLGAGMGMAMGNMMQAGPWGARPAQPAPPPPPPVEHVWHVAKNGQTSGPFSKARLGRMVTDGEVTRETMVWTQGQDGWMRAEDVAELAQLFTVMPPPPPPGV
- a CDS encoding carbohydrate kinase, yielding MILCAGEALIDMLPRDTADGPGFYPATGGAVFNTAIALGRLGAPVALHTGLSSDLFGTRLSDALVASGVESRAAISDRPTTLAFVTLTDGQAEYAFYDEGTAGRMLSPEDAPDMTGIDALFIGGISLAVDPCAQAYEALALAHSHLPIMIDPNIRPGFIRDEAAFRARLDRLLGVADIVKLSDEDLHWLGMSPQDVLDHGAHVLCLTEGARGVRAITRAGEVAVPARKVEVVDTVGAGDTFNAGVVTGLYETGALSDDVPPDAALRAALELGVAAAAVTVGRAGANPPRRDEL
- a CDS encoding cytochrome b/b6 domain-containing protein, with product MRLPARRTWLKALHWAVVPLFVWFLLVEPRDVARWGDWAVALHSVLGLVFVTLALFWTGTLIAAGLAGRPGPKLRGWPRRIHRPLHLTIIWGLFGVALTGFLLGLTASRVLFAGTILPIAPPLGLPEANRWAGTIHTVEFYVLAVIVAFHAGFHIWRHYRLHDNALRIMAPKALQRFL